Proteins co-encoded in one Colletes latitarsis isolate SP2378_abdomen chromosome 13, iyColLati1, whole genome shotgun sequence genomic window:
- the Ptp10d gene encoding protein tyrosine phosphatase 10D isoform X3 — MSQGEASKEDRILFCNVRLMISLRMKSEAIDSPRPISRFCATLLLLLTLLAEVTYSADLAIEIPGNLSQGGSWYRLDYSPDVGKPEPNTTIAATDIGDVIKFRDGLPGTRYEFWLYYSNSTLHDWLTWTASIITAPDPPSNLTVSVRNGKTAVVYWAPPAQGNYSGFRLRVQSFSDTGNPKTSVIPADAVPYVLRDLIPGATYSLQLFTVLDTKESVAYTSRNFTTKPNTPGKFIVWFRNETTLLVLWQPPYPAGIYTHYKVSIDPADAIESVLYVEKEGEPPGPAQAAFKGLVPGRAYNISVQTVSEDETSAPTTAQYRTVPLRPLNVTFDKSSITSTSFRVFWNPPEGMSEFDKYQISLGGNRRVAPVTRNRDDENKWESKDLEPGKTYQVVVKTVSGKVTSWPASGDVTLKPLPVRDLRAITDEKTNMVEVSWLPENSSTQDSYKLQYHEVETTIGGDSNTLTTDKTKVTLEALLPGRNYSIIVQAISNKVESNETVLYQVTRPSSPIIEDLKPIEMGLNISWKSDVNSRQEKFEVTHNRNDTGESATTLTTESHIVLEDLYPGGAYEVKVFAISHGLSSEPHDYFQAVLPHPPKNLTIEKVTSNTVVVHWEAPTDSLYSEFPIRYRTEDDPRWVKLPSFRVTEAEVADMTPGEKYTIQVNTMSYGVESLFPLQVNHTVRPNPVLNITPIIDSTNVTLEWPRPEGRIETYVIRWWPVENIDDVRTKNVTESNEVSSLGYEENAVQKVLVSDLMPGVQYTFLIYTVSYDLVSEVTNLTTRTNPEPITSIQTIDINDTKITLTWDIPRGQYDSFEVQYINTEGNYIQNITSINQITISDLKPYRNYTFTLVVRSGTASSYLRVSNPLSASFTTSESYPGKVEKFHPTDIQPSDISFEWSLPGQKQNGIIRKYTITYGLEGSTHTQMQDFRPNEYRGVIKSLIPGKTYIFRIQAQTKIGFGPEAVWKQKMPILAPPKPPTQVVPTEVCRSSTTIQIRFRKNYFTEQNGAVTSYTIIVAEDDSKNASGLEMPSWRDVQAYSIWPPYQVMEPYYPFKNGSVEDFTIGSENCGDKIGYCNGPLKSGSTYRVKVRAFTAPDKFTDTSYSFPIQTDKDNTAIIVGVTVPIVLLLTLLGIGLLVRRRRSQGRKTTETRTSDNLSLPDSVIETSRPIKIEDFAEHYRTMSADSDFRFSEEFEELKHVGRDQPCTAADLPCNRPKNRFTNILPYDHSRFKLQPVDDEEGSDYINANYVPGHNSPREFIVTQGPLHSTRDDFWRTVWESNSRAIVMLTRCIEKGREKCDHYWPMDTLPVYYGDICVTILNETRYPDWSITEFMLCRGDVKRVIQHFHFTTWPDFGVPSPPQTLARFVRAFRERVRPDQRPIVVHCSAGVGRSGTFITLDRILQQILVSKYVDIFGIVWAMRKERVWMVQTEQQYICIHQCLLAVLEGQDTTGPPREIHDNQGFEGKNRTAVENTKSPAEDEKER, encoded by the exons GTCACGTATTCGGCTGACCTGGCAATCGAGATACCAGGAAACTTGAGCCAGGGTGGCTCTTGGTATCGTTTAGATTACAGCCCCGATGTTGGTAAGCCAGAACCAAACACCACGATAGCCGCCACCGACATAGGCGATGTCATAAAGTTCAGGGACGGTCTTCCTGGCACTAGATACGAATTTTGGTTGTATTATAGTAATAGCACTCTTCATGATTGGCTCACGTGGACAGCGTCCATTATCACAG CGCCGGATCCTCCCTCGAACCTCACCGTCTCGGTGCGAAATGGAAAGACTGCGGTGGTCTATTGGGCGCCGCCAGCCCAGGGCAATTATTCCGGTTTCCGGTTGAGGGTGCAAAGCTTCAGCGACACCGGAAATCCAaaaacaagcgttatccccgCGGATGCGGTTCCCTACGTTCTGCGCGACCTCATCCCCGGTGCAACCTATTCTCTACAACTTTTCACCGTATTAGACACCAAAGAAAGCGTCGCTTACACCAGCAGGAACTTCACCACGA AGCCAAATACTCCTGGGAAGTTTATCGTGTGGTTTAGAAACGAAACGACTTTATTGGTCCTTTGGCAGCCGCCCTACCCCGCCGGGATTTACACCCATTATAAAGTTAGTATAGACCCTGCTGATGCCATAGAATCCGTTCTTTACGTGGAAAAGGAAGGCGAGCCCCCTGGGCCGGCGCAGGCAGCTTTCAAAGGACTCGTCCCTG GCAGAGCCTACAATATTTCCGTGCAAACGGTGTCTGAGGATGAGACGTCAGCTCCTACGACGGCTCAATATCGAACGGTGCCATTGCGACCCCTGAACGTCACCTTCGACAAATCTTCGATAACGTCCACTTCCTTCCGCGTGTTCTGGAATCCCCCCGAAGGGATGTCTGAATTCGATAAATATCAAATATCTTTAGGGGGTAACCGCAGAGTCGCGCCAGTTACGAGAAATCGGGACGACGAGAACAAATGGGAATCGAAGGACCTGGAGCCGGGGAAAACCTACCAAGTTGTCGTGAAGACAGTGTCTGGGAAGGTTACCAGTTGGCCAGCCAGCGGAGACGTTACTTTGA AACCATTACCGGTACGCGATCTTCGAGCCATCACGGATGAGAAAACCAACATGGTGGAAGTTTCTTGGCTCCCGGAAAACTCCAGCACTCAGGACAGTTACAAGCTGCAGTATCACGAAGTGGAAACAACGATCGGTGGCGATAGCAACACGTTAACAACTGATAAGACTAAA GTCACTTTAGAAGCTCTGCTACCAGGGAGGAATTATTCGATAATCGTGCAAGCAATTAGCAACAAAGTCGAGTCCAACGAGACCGTCTTGTACCAAGTGACCCGACCTTCGAGTCCAATAATCGAGGATTTGAAGCCCATCGAGATGGGATTGAACATCTCGTGGAAAAGCGACGTGAATTCGAGGCAGGAAAAGTTCGAAGTAACGCACAACAGAAACGACACTGGAGAGAGCGCGACGACGTTGACCACGGAATCTCACATTGTCTTGGAAGACCTTTATCCTGGCGGAGCGTACGAAGTTAAAGTCTTCGCGATCAGCCATGGCCTAAGCAGCGAACCACACGACTATTTTCAAGCAGTTT TGCCCCATCCGCCAAAAAACTTGACCATCGAGAAAGTAACGAGCAACACAGTTGTTGTTCATTGGGAGGCGCCGACAGATTCGTTGTATTCCGAATTCCCGATCAGGTATCGAACGGAAGACGATCCAAGATGGGTGAAACTGCCCAGTTTCCGAGTGACGGAAGCGGAAGTGGCGGACATGACGCCAGGAGAGAAGTACACGATTCAAGTGAACACCATGAGTTACGGAGTCGAGAGTCTCTTTCCTCTTCAAGTGAACCATACAGTTC gCCCAAATCCGGTGCTCAACATCACCCCGATCATCGATTCGACGAACGTGACGCTGGAATGGCCGAGGCCAGAGGGTAGAATCGAGACCTACGTGATAAGATGGTGGCCAGTCGAAAATATCGACGACGTTCGAACCAAGAACGTCACAGAGAGCAACGAAGTGTCCAGCTTAGGTTACGAGGAGAACGCTGTGCAAAAGGTTCTAGTGAGCGATTTGATGCCTGGTGTCCAATACACCTTCCTGATCTACACGGTGTCCTACGATTTAGTCAGCGAAGTCACCAATCTGACCACCAGGACAA ATCCCGAACCAATCACATCTATCCAGACGATAGACATCAACGATACGAAAATAACGTTAACTTGGGACATTCCTCGTGGACAGTACGATTCGTTCGAAGTTCAGTACATTAACACAGAAGGGAATTACATCCAAAACATAACGTCGATTAATCAGATAACTATCTCAGATTTGAAACCATATAGAAATTACACTTTCACGCTGGTCGTTCGATCGGGAACAGCGTCCTCTTATCTCAGAGTTTCGAATCCACTTAGCGCTAGTTTCACCACCAGCGAGTCTTACCCTGGAAAAGTGGAAAAGTTTCATCCCACGGACATACAGCCCAGCGACATCAGCTTCGAGTGGTCTTTGCCTGGTCAAAAGCAAAATGGCATCATCAGGAAGTACACTATCACGTATGGGCTGGAA GGTTCGACCCACACTCAGATGCAAGACTTCAGGCCAAACGAGTATCGTGGCGTCATAAAATCTCTCATACCAGGAAAGACGTACATATTTCGGATCCAAGCCCAAACGAAAATCGGTTTCGGGCCTGAGGCTGTTTGGAAACAGAAAATGCCGATTCTAGCACCGCCCAAACCACCGACACAAGTCGTGCCAACGGAGGTCTGCAGGAGCAGCACGACGATTCAAATACGATTCAGGAAGAATTACTTCACGGAGCAAAATGGCGCCGTGACGTCTTACACGATTATCGTCGCGGAGGATGACAGCAAAAACGCCTCTGGCCTGGAAATGCCCAGCTGGAGAGATGTCCAAGCGTACAGCATCTGGCCACCCTATCAG GTGATGGAACCTTACTATCCGTTCAAAAACGGATCGGTGGAGGACTTCACGATCGGTAGCGAGAACTGTGGCGACAAAATCGGATACTGCAATGGACCATTGAAGTCTGGCTCCACTTACAGGGTCAAAGTTCGAGCATTTACCGCGCCTGACAAATTCACGGACACCAGTTACAGTTTCCCGATTCAAACAG ATAAGGACAACACGGCCATAATAGTTGGTGTCACGGTTCCAATAGTGCTTTTGCTGACTTTATTGGGCATTGGGCTGCTGgtgagaagaagaagaagtcaGGGTCGCAAAACAACGGAAACGAGGACCAGCGATAATTTATCCTTGCCTGACAgcgtcattgaaaccag tcgACCGATAAAGATCGAAGACTTTGCAGAGCATTATCGAACGATGTCCGCGGACTCTGATTTCCGTTTCTCGGAGGAATTCGAAGAACTAAAGCACGTGGGAAGGGATCAACCCTGCACAGCGGCGGATTTGCCATGCAACAGGCCAAAGAATCGTTTCACCAACATTTTACCCTACGACCACAGTAGATTCAAGCTACAACCTGTGGACGACGAGGAGGGTTCCGACTATATAAACGCCAACTACGTTCCT GGCCACAATTCTCCAAGAGAATTCATTGTCACCCAAGGACCTTTGCATTCGACGCGAGATGACTTCTGGAGGACAGTTTGGGAGAGCAATAGCCGAGCTATAGTGATGTTAACGAGGTGTATCGAGAAGGGCAGAGAAAAATGCGATCATTATTGGCCGATGGACACTCTGCCAGTCTACTATGGCGATATTTGTGTCACGATACTGAACGAGACGCGTTATCCTGACTGGAGCATCACGGAGTTCATGTTGTGCAGA GGGGACGTCAAGAGAGTTATCCAGCATTTCCACTTCACAACCTGGCCAGATTTCGGTGTTCCAAGTCCACCTCAGACGCTAGCTCGATTCGTCAGAGCTTTCAGAGAAAGAGTTAGGCCCGATCAAAGGCCAATCGTTGTACATTGTAGCGCCGGAGTCGGTCGCAGTGGGACTTTCATCACGTTGGACAGAATACTCCAACAAATCCTAGTGTCCAAGTACGTCGACATCTTTGGAATAGTCTGGGCGATGAGGAAAGAACGCGTTTGGATGGTCCAGACAGAGCAACAGTACATTTGCATACACCAGTGCCTTCTGGCAGTTCTGGAAGGCCAGGACACCACTGGACCACCTCGAGAGATTCACGACAATCAAGGATTCGAAG GCAAGAATCGAACCGCGGTTGAAAACACAAAGAGCCCTGCTGAAGATGAAAAGGAAAGGTGA
- the Ptp10d gene encoding protein tyrosine phosphatase 10D isoform X2, translated as MSQGEASKEDRILFCNVRLMISLRMKSEAIDSPRPISRFCATLLLLLTLLAEVTYSADLAIEIPGNLSQGGSWYRLDYSPDVGKPEPNTTIAATDIGDVIKFRDGLPGTRYEFWLYYSNSTLHDWLTWTASIITAPDPPSNLTVSVRNGKTAVVYWAPPAQGNYSGFRLRVQSFSDTGNPKTSVIPADAVPYVLRDLIPGATYSLQLFTVLDTKESVAYTSRNFTTKPNTPGKFIVWFRNETTLLVLWQPPYPAGIYTHYKVSIDPADAIESVLYVEKEGEPPGPAQAAFKGLVPGRAYNISVQTVSEDETSAPTTAQYRTVPLRPLNVTFDKSSITSTSFRVFWNPPEGMSEFDKYQISLGGNRRVAPVTRNRDDENKWESKDLEPGKTYQVVVKTVSGKVTSWPASGDVTLKPLPVRDLRAITDEKTNMVEVSWLPENSSTQDSYKLQYHEVETTIGGDSNTLTTDKTKVTLEALLPGRNYSIIVQAISNKVESNETVLYQVTRPSSPIIEDLKPIEMGLNISWKSDVNSRQEKFEVTHNRNDTGESATTLTTESHIVLEDLYPGGAYEVKVFAISHGLSSEPHDYFQAVLPHPPKNLTIEKVTSNTVVVHWEAPTDSLYSEFPIRYRTEDDPRWVKLPSFRVTEAEVADMTPGEKYTIQVNTMSYGVESLFPLQVNHTVRPNPVLNITPIIDSTNVTLEWPRPEGRIETYVIRWWPVENIDDVRTKNVTESNEVSSLGYEENAVQKVLVSDLMPGVQYTFLIYTVSYDLVSEVTNLTTRTMPLIQSEVVVVVSRDQPDSLTLRYTSTPIQSSIFDLYRFRISDENNTTKERLVDDTDNKVTFSALTPGKLYNVTVWTVSDNVESRPLLRQDRLYPEPITSIQTIDINDTKITLTWDIPRGQYDSFEVQYINTEGNYIQNITSINQITISDLKPYRNYTFTLVVRSGTASSYLRVSNPLSASFTTSESYPGKVEKFHPTDIQPSDISFEWSLPGQKQNGIIRKYTITYGLEGSTHTQMQDFRPNEYRGVIKSLIPGKTYIFRIQAQTKIGFGPEAVWKQKMPILAPPKPPTQVVPTEVCRSSTTIQIRFRKNYFTEQNGAVTSYTIIVAEDDSKNASGLEMPSWRDVQAYSIWPPYQVMEPYYPFKNGSVEDFTIGSENCGDKIGYCNGPLKSGSTYRVKVRAFTAPDKFTDTSYSFPIQTDKDNTAIIVGVTVPIVLLLTLLGIGLLVRRRRSQGRKTTETRTSDNLSLPDSVIETSRPIKIEDFAEHYRTMSADSDFRFSEEFEELKHVGRDQPCTAADLPCNRPKNRFTNILPYDHSRFKLQPVDDEEGSDYINANYVPGHNSPREFIVTQGPLHSTRDDFWRTVWESNSRAIVMLTRCIEKGREKCDHYWPMDTLPVYYGDICVTILNETRYPDWSITEFMLCRGDVKRVIQHFHFTTWPDFGVPSPPQTLARFVRAFRERVRPDQRPIVVHCSAGVGRSGTFITLDRILQQILVSKYVDIFGIVWAMRKERVWMVQTEQQYICIHQCLLAVLEGQDTTGPPREIHDNQGFEDDEGIAESGM; from the exons GTCACGTATTCGGCTGACCTGGCAATCGAGATACCAGGAAACTTGAGCCAGGGTGGCTCTTGGTATCGTTTAGATTACAGCCCCGATGTTGGTAAGCCAGAACCAAACACCACGATAGCCGCCACCGACATAGGCGATGTCATAAAGTTCAGGGACGGTCTTCCTGGCACTAGATACGAATTTTGGTTGTATTATAGTAATAGCACTCTTCATGATTGGCTCACGTGGACAGCGTCCATTATCACAG CGCCGGATCCTCCCTCGAACCTCACCGTCTCGGTGCGAAATGGAAAGACTGCGGTGGTCTATTGGGCGCCGCCAGCCCAGGGCAATTATTCCGGTTTCCGGTTGAGGGTGCAAAGCTTCAGCGACACCGGAAATCCAaaaacaagcgttatccccgCGGATGCGGTTCCCTACGTTCTGCGCGACCTCATCCCCGGTGCAACCTATTCTCTACAACTTTTCACCGTATTAGACACCAAAGAAAGCGTCGCTTACACCAGCAGGAACTTCACCACGA AGCCAAATACTCCTGGGAAGTTTATCGTGTGGTTTAGAAACGAAACGACTTTATTGGTCCTTTGGCAGCCGCCCTACCCCGCCGGGATTTACACCCATTATAAAGTTAGTATAGACCCTGCTGATGCCATAGAATCCGTTCTTTACGTGGAAAAGGAAGGCGAGCCCCCTGGGCCGGCGCAGGCAGCTTTCAAAGGACTCGTCCCTG GCAGAGCCTACAATATTTCCGTGCAAACGGTGTCTGAGGATGAGACGTCAGCTCCTACGACGGCTCAATATCGAACGGTGCCATTGCGACCCCTGAACGTCACCTTCGACAAATCTTCGATAACGTCCACTTCCTTCCGCGTGTTCTGGAATCCCCCCGAAGGGATGTCTGAATTCGATAAATATCAAATATCTTTAGGGGGTAACCGCAGAGTCGCGCCAGTTACGAGAAATCGGGACGACGAGAACAAATGGGAATCGAAGGACCTGGAGCCGGGGAAAACCTACCAAGTTGTCGTGAAGACAGTGTCTGGGAAGGTTACCAGTTGGCCAGCCAGCGGAGACGTTACTTTGA AACCATTACCGGTACGCGATCTTCGAGCCATCACGGATGAGAAAACCAACATGGTGGAAGTTTCTTGGCTCCCGGAAAACTCCAGCACTCAGGACAGTTACAAGCTGCAGTATCACGAAGTGGAAACAACGATCGGTGGCGATAGCAACACGTTAACAACTGATAAGACTAAA GTCACTTTAGAAGCTCTGCTACCAGGGAGGAATTATTCGATAATCGTGCAAGCAATTAGCAACAAAGTCGAGTCCAACGAGACCGTCTTGTACCAAGTGACCCGACCTTCGAGTCCAATAATCGAGGATTTGAAGCCCATCGAGATGGGATTGAACATCTCGTGGAAAAGCGACGTGAATTCGAGGCAGGAAAAGTTCGAAGTAACGCACAACAGAAACGACACTGGAGAGAGCGCGACGACGTTGACCACGGAATCTCACATTGTCTTGGAAGACCTTTATCCTGGCGGAGCGTACGAAGTTAAAGTCTTCGCGATCAGCCATGGCCTAAGCAGCGAACCACACGACTATTTTCAAGCAGTTT TGCCCCATCCGCCAAAAAACTTGACCATCGAGAAAGTAACGAGCAACACAGTTGTTGTTCATTGGGAGGCGCCGACAGATTCGTTGTATTCCGAATTCCCGATCAGGTATCGAACGGAAGACGATCCAAGATGGGTGAAACTGCCCAGTTTCCGAGTGACGGAAGCGGAAGTGGCGGACATGACGCCAGGAGAGAAGTACACGATTCAAGTGAACACCATGAGTTACGGAGTCGAGAGTCTCTTTCCTCTTCAAGTGAACCATACAGTTC gCCCAAATCCGGTGCTCAACATCACCCCGATCATCGATTCGACGAACGTGACGCTGGAATGGCCGAGGCCAGAGGGTAGAATCGAGACCTACGTGATAAGATGGTGGCCAGTCGAAAATATCGACGACGTTCGAACCAAGAACGTCACAGAGAGCAACGAAGTGTCCAGCTTAGGTTACGAGGAGAACGCTGTGCAAAAGGTTCTAGTGAGCGATTTGATGCCTGGTGTCCAATACACCTTCCTGATCTACACGGTGTCCTACGATTTAGTCAGCGAAGTCACCAATCTGACCACCAGGACAA TGCCTCTCATTCAATCGGAAGTCGTTGTGGTGGTCAGTCGAGATCAACCGGATTCCTTAACGTTGAGGTACACGTCGACGCCCATCCAGTCGTCGATTTTCGATTTGTATCGGTTCCGGATTAGCGACGAGAACAACACCACGAAAGAACGACTGGTCGACGACACCGACAATAAGGTCACGTTCTCTGCCCTCACACCTGGCAAACTCTACAACGTGACCGTTTGGACTGTCAGCGATAACGTCGAGAGCAGACCTCTTCTTAGACAGGATCGACTTT ATCCCGAACCAATCACATCTATCCAGACGATAGACATCAACGATACGAAAATAACGTTAACTTGGGACATTCCTCGTGGACAGTACGATTCGTTCGAAGTTCAGTACATTAACACAGAAGGGAATTACATCCAAAACATAACGTCGATTAATCAGATAACTATCTCAGATTTGAAACCATATAGAAATTACACTTTCACGCTGGTCGTTCGATCGGGAACAGCGTCCTCTTATCTCAGAGTTTCGAATCCACTTAGCGCTAGTTTCACCACCAGCGAGTCTTACCCTGGAAAAGTGGAAAAGTTTCATCCCACGGACATACAGCCCAGCGACATCAGCTTCGAGTGGTCTTTGCCTGGTCAAAAGCAAAATGGCATCATCAGGAAGTACACTATCACGTATGGGCTGGAA GGTTCGACCCACACTCAGATGCAAGACTTCAGGCCAAACGAGTATCGTGGCGTCATAAAATCTCTCATACCAGGAAAGACGTACATATTTCGGATCCAAGCCCAAACGAAAATCGGTTTCGGGCCTGAGGCTGTTTGGAAACAGAAAATGCCGATTCTAGCACCGCCCAAACCACCGACACAAGTCGTGCCAACGGAGGTCTGCAGGAGCAGCACGACGATTCAAATACGATTCAGGAAGAATTACTTCACGGAGCAAAATGGCGCCGTGACGTCTTACACGATTATCGTCGCGGAGGATGACAGCAAAAACGCCTCTGGCCTGGAAATGCCCAGCTGGAGAGATGTCCAAGCGTACAGCATCTGGCCACCCTATCAG GTGATGGAACCTTACTATCCGTTCAAAAACGGATCGGTGGAGGACTTCACGATCGGTAGCGAGAACTGTGGCGACAAAATCGGATACTGCAATGGACCATTGAAGTCTGGCTCCACTTACAGGGTCAAAGTTCGAGCATTTACCGCGCCTGACAAATTCACGGACACCAGTTACAGTTTCCCGATTCAAACAG ATAAGGACAACACGGCCATAATAGTTGGTGTCACGGTTCCAATAGTGCTTTTGCTGACTTTATTGGGCATTGGGCTGCTGgtgagaagaagaagaagtcaGGGTCGCAAAACAACGGAAACGAGGACCAGCGATAATTTATCCTTGCCTGACAgcgtcattgaaaccag tcgACCGATAAAGATCGAAGACTTTGCAGAGCATTATCGAACGATGTCCGCGGACTCTGATTTCCGTTTCTCGGAGGAATTCGAAGAACTAAAGCACGTGGGAAGGGATCAACCCTGCACAGCGGCGGATTTGCCATGCAACAGGCCAAAGAATCGTTTCACCAACATTTTACCCTACGACCACAGTAGATTCAAGCTACAACCTGTGGACGACGAGGAGGGTTCCGACTATATAAACGCCAACTACGTTCCT GGCCACAATTCTCCAAGAGAATTCATTGTCACCCAAGGACCTTTGCATTCGACGCGAGATGACTTCTGGAGGACAGTTTGGGAGAGCAATAGCCGAGCTATAGTGATGTTAACGAGGTGTATCGAGAAGGGCAGAGAAAAATGCGATCATTATTGGCCGATGGACACTCTGCCAGTCTACTATGGCGATATTTGTGTCACGATACTGAACGAGACGCGTTATCCTGACTGGAGCATCACGGAGTTCATGTTGTGCAGA GGGGACGTCAAGAGAGTTATCCAGCATTTCCACTTCACAACCTGGCCAGATTTCGGTGTTCCAAGTCCACCTCAGACGCTAGCTCGATTCGTCAGAGCTTTCAGAGAAAGAGTTAGGCCCGATCAAAGGCCAATCGTTGTACATTGTAGCGCCGGAGTCGGTCGCAGTGGGACTTTCATCACGTTGGACAGAATACTCCAACAAATCCTAGTGTCCAAGTACGTCGACATCTTTGGAATAGTCTGGGCGATGAGGAAAGAACGCGTTTGGATGGTCCAGACAGAGCAACAGTACATTTGCATACACCAGTGCCTTCTGGCAGTTCTGGAAGGCCAGGACACCACTGGACCACCTCGAGAGATTCACGACAATCAAGGATTCGAAG ACGACGAAGGGATAGCGGAATCGGGGATGTGA